AGATCAACGAGGCGTTCGCGGCCGTCGCCGTGCAGTCAATGAAGGACCTCGGCGTGTCCACCGAAAAGGTGAACGTCAACGGTGGGGCCATCGCGCTGGGCCACCCGATCGGCATGTCCGGCGCCCGGCTGGTGCTGCACCTGGCGCTGGAGCTCGGCCGGCGCGGCGGCGGGGTCGGCGCGGCGGCCCTGTGCGGCGGCGGCGGCCAGGGCGACGCGCTGATCATCCGGGTCCCGAAGGCCTGAGCGCCCGTACGGCGTCTCAGGAACGCCGTCAACGCAGTCGAACGCAGTCGAACGTAGTCGGACGGAGCTGAACGGAGCTGTGATGCAGGACGTCTCCTCACTGGTGGCCCAGGCCAGGGAAGGCCGACCGCGGGCCGTGGCCAGGCTGATCTCTCTGGTGGAGGGGGCGTCCCCGCAGCTCAGGGAGGTCATGGAGACGCTCGCGCCGCTGACGGGCCAGGCCTACGTGGTCGGTCTGACGGGTTCGCCGGGCGTCGGCAAGTCCACCTCCACCTCGGCCCTGGTGACCGCGTACCGCAAGCAGGGCAGGCGGGTCGGCGTCCTCGCCGTCGACCCCTCCTCCCCGTTCTCCGGCGGGGCGCTGCTCGGCGACCGCGTCCGGATGTCCGAGCACGCCTCCGACCCCGGCGTCTACATCCGCTCCATGGCGACCCGCGGCCACCTCGGCGGCCTCGCCTGGGCGGCCCCGCAGGCGATCCGTGTCCTGGACGCGGCGGGCTGCGACGTGATCCTGGTGGAGACGGTCGGCGTCGGCCAGTCGGAGGTCGAGATCGCCTCCCAGGCCGACACCTCGGTCGTCCTCCTCGCCCCCGGCATGGGCGACGGCATCCAGGCCGCCAAGGCCGGAATCCTGGAGATCGGCGACGTCTACGTCGTCAACAAGGCCGACCGGGACGGCGCCGACGCCACCGCCCGCGAGCTGAACCACATGCTGGGCCTCGGCGAGGCCCGCGCCGCCGGCGACTGGCGCCCGCCCATCGTCAAGACGGTCGCCGCCCGCGGCGAGGGCGTCGACGAGGTGGTCGAGGCCCTGGAGAAGCACCGCGCGTGGATGGAGGAGCGGGACGTCCTCGCCGAACGCCGTCGCGCCCGCGCCGCCCGCGAGGTCGAGACCATCGCCGTCACCACCCTGCGCGAACGCATCGGCGACCTGCACGGCGACCGCCGCCTCGGCGCCCTCGCCGAACGGATCGTGGCGGGCGAACTCGACCCGTACCGCGCGGCGGACGAACTGGTGACGGGGCTTACGAACGCCTGACGCCTGACGCCTGACGCCTGACGCCTGACGCCTGACGCCTGACGCCTGACGCCTGACGTCCGACGCCCGACGCCCGACGGCTGGCATCCGACGGCTGACCCCCGGTGCCCGACGGCCGGCATCCGGCGTTCGACGGCTGACACCCGGGGTCCGACGGCTGACACCCGGTGTCCGAAAAAGGTCGCGCGCGCCGAGAGCCGCGCTGCTACCTTGACCCGCATGTTCCTCCTCTTGGCATAGGGCCCGCCCCGCGCGCGACCGCCGCATCCGGCCGTCGCGCGCCTCGGCGTCCCCCAGTTGCCTCCCCGCAGAGGAACCCTTCGCGTGTCCACGCCCTTTCCGCGGCCCTCGTACGCCGCCGTGCTCCGTGTCCCTCATGCCCGCCGTACCTTCGCGGCCGCCCTCGTCGGCCGGCTCTCGTACGGCACGGTCTCCCTCTCCCTGATGCTCGCCCTGACCCGGTCCACCGGGTCGTACGCCGTGGCCGGCCTGGTCATGGCGCTCTTCGGCGCGACGAGTGTCCTCCTGTCCCCCTACCGCGCCGGCCTGGTCGACCGGCACGGCCCGCGCCGGGCCCTGCTCCCCATGGCCCTGCTGTACGCCGTCCTGCTCTGCGTGACGGCGGCGGCCTGCTGGCGCCCGGGTGTGCCCGCGGCCGTGCTCGCCCTGACCGCCGCGTTCGCGGGTGCCTGCACACCGCCGCTCGGGCCCTCGATGCGGGCGGTGTGGGCCGGCATGCTCCCCGATCGCGCCATGCTGCAGCGCGCCTACAGCCTGGACGGAGTCGCCGAGGAACTGCTCTTCGTCTCGGGACCGCTGCTGGTCGGCGTGGTGGTCGGCGTCGCCCCGCCCGCCGTCGGCGTCGTGCTGAGCGCGGTGCTGGTGGCGGTGGGCACCCTCGGCTTCGTCACATCGCCGGCGGCGGACCGCCCGCGGGCGGCGGAGCGGGAGAAGGACGCTACTCCGGCCCGGCGCGGGCGAGGCGGAGCCGGACAGGGGCGGGCCCTGCTGCAACCGGTCCTCGTCGCCGCGGGGGTCGGCGTCTCGGTGAGCGCCGTCGACCTCCTCGCCGTCGCCTACGCGGTCCAGCGCGACCTCGGGGGCTCCGCCGTCGCCTGGGTGCTCGCGGCTCTGTCGGCGGGCAGTGCGGTCGGCGGCCTGCTGAACGGCGCCATCACCTGGACCTCGTCCGCCCGCGCCCGGCTGCCGTTCCTCGCGGCCGGTCTCGGCGTGAGCCTGGCCGCCGCCGGTCTCGCCCCGGGCGTCGGCACGCTGATCGCGGCCGTCGCCTGCGCGGGGCTCTTCGTGGCACCGGCGCTCACGACG
The Streptomyces sp. NBC_01723 genome window above contains:
- the meaB gene encoding methylmalonyl Co-A mutase-associated GTPase MeaB gives rise to the protein MQDVSSLVAQAREGRPRAVARLISLVEGASPQLREVMETLAPLTGQAYVVGLTGSPGVGKSTSTSALVTAYRKQGRRVGVLAVDPSSPFSGGALLGDRVRMSEHASDPGVYIRSMATRGHLGGLAWAAPQAIRVLDAAGCDVILVETVGVGQSEVEIASQADTSVVLLAPGMGDGIQAAKAGILEIGDVYVVNKADRDGADATARELNHMLGLGEARAAGDWRPPIVKTVAARGEGVDEVVEALEKHRAWMEERDVLAERRRARAAREVETIAVTTLRERIGDLHGDRRLGALAERIVAGELDPYRAADELVTGLTNA
- a CDS encoding MFS transporter → MSTPFPRPSYAAVLRVPHARRTFAAALVGRLSYGTVSLSLMLALTRSTGSYAVAGLVMALFGATSVLLSPYRAGLVDRHGPRRALLPMALLYAVLLCVTAAACWRPGVPAAVLALTAAFAGACTPPLGPSMRAVWAGMLPDRAMLQRAYSLDGVAEELLFVSGPLLVGVVVGVAPPAVGVVLSAVLVAVGTLGFVTSPAADRPRAAEREKDATPARRGRGGAGQGRALLQPVLVAAGVGVSVSAVDLLAVAYAVQRDLGGSAVAWVLAALSAGSAVGGLLNGAITWTSSARARLPFLAAGLGVSLAAAGLAPGVGTLIAAVACAGLFVAPALTTAYLIADESAAPGFRTRAGAWCNTAVNAGMSAGAAAVGLLVERLPLPVCFAVAGAVAVAAALVPGRRREASAGSAGPVSRRPSPSRPSRSRPSPSGRP